The proteins below come from a single Salinilacihabitans rarus genomic window:
- the pyrI gene encoding aspartate carbamoyltransferase regulatory subunit, whose protein sequence is MSDNDHELRVSKIRNGTVIDHVTAGQALNVLSILDIDGSEGTGVSIGMNVPSDRLGGKDIVKIEDRELSPSEVDVLSLIAPKATINIIREFEVAEKTRVERPDRVVGVIGCPNHNCITNADEPVETSFEVVGDGIRCDYCGTIVEDAFTQHLVTD, encoded by the coding sequence ATGAGCGACAACGACCACGAACTCCGCGTCAGCAAGATCCGAAACGGCACCGTCATCGACCACGTCACGGCCGGTCAGGCGCTGAACGTCCTCTCGATCCTCGACATCGACGGCTCCGAGGGGACGGGGGTCAGCATCGGGATGAACGTCCCCTCCGACCGACTCGGCGGGAAGGACATCGTGAAGATCGAGGACCGCGAACTGAGTCCGTCCGAGGTCGACGTCCTCTCGTTGATCGCCCCGAAGGCGACGATCAACATCATCCGCGAGTTCGAGGTGGCCGAGAAGACGCGCGTCGAACGCCCCGACCGCGTCGTGGGCGTCATCGGTTGCCCGAACCACAACTGCATCACGAACGCCGACGAACCGGTCGAGACGTCGTTCGAGGTCGTCGGTGACGGCATCCGCTGTGACTACTGTGGCACCATCGTCGAGGACGCGTTCACCCAGCACCTCGTCACCGACTGA
- the pyrB gene encoding aspartate carbamoyltransferase → MRHTHLISATQLSRDDITAVLDRAAEIDADPESVADAQAGSVLALCFFEPSTRTKMSFDTAMKRLGGDTVDMGPVESSSVKKGETLADTVRVIEGYADGIVLRHPSEGSAKLASEFVDVPVVNGGDGAGHHPSQTLLDLYTIRKNARLDGLTIGIMGDLKYGRTVHSLSTALTNFDARQHFISPESLRLPQSVRYELDEAGADVEEHTDVDAVLPDLDVLYVTRIQRERFPDENEYRKIAGEYEIDADTLEAAADDLTVMHPLPRVDEIAPDVDDTSHETYFEQAHNGVPVRMALLDSLLNA, encoded by the coding sequence ATGCGCCACACCCACCTCATTTCCGCGACCCAGCTCTCGCGGGATGACATCACGGCGGTGCTCGACCGGGCGGCGGAGATCGACGCCGATCCCGAGTCGGTGGCCGACGCGCAGGCCGGGAGCGTCCTCGCGCTGTGTTTCTTCGAGCCGAGCACGCGGACGAAGATGAGCTTCGACACGGCGATGAAGCGCCTCGGCGGGGACACGGTCGACATGGGGCCGGTCGAGTCCTCGTCGGTGAAGAAAGGCGAGACGCTGGCCGACACGGTCCGGGTCATCGAGGGGTACGCCGACGGCATCGTCCTCCGTCACCCCAGCGAGGGGTCGGCGAAACTGGCCTCGGAGTTCGTCGACGTGCCCGTCGTCAACGGCGGCGACGGCGCCGGACACCACCCGTCCCAGACGCTGCTGGACCTCTACACCATCCGGAAGAACGCGCGCCTCGACGGCCTGACGATCGGTATCATGGGCGACCTGAAGTACGGCCGGACCGTCCACTCGCTGTCGACGGCGCTGACGAACTTCGACGCCCGCCAGCACTTCATCAGCCCCGAGTCGCTGCGGCTCCCCCAGAGCGTCCGGTACGAACTCGACGAGGCGGGCGCGGACGTGGAGGAACACACCGACGTCGACGCCGTCCTCCCCGACCTCGACGTCCTCTACGTGACGCGCATCCAGCGCGAGCGGTTCCCCGACGAGAACGAGTACCGGAAGATCGCCGGCGAGTACGAGATCGACGCCGACACCCTCGAGGCGGCCGCGGACGACCTGACGGTGATGCACCCGCTCCCGCGGGTCGACGAGATCGCACCCGACGTCGACGACACCTCCCACGAAACCTACTTCGAGCAGGCCCACAACGGCGTTCCCGTCCGGATGGCCCTCCTCGACTCCCTCCTCAACGCATGA
- a CDS encoding helix-turn-helix domain-containing protein has translation MGHLDDVTVPELRRALDRVEGKTPTLRLVAAIAYKNGVTQTELADWFGVDRRTIYNWLDRLDRRPLAAAARDERRPGRPRKLTADQRAELEAALEAPPAEAGYDARAWTPALVRRHLRERFDVAYSRASCRRLLKGVGYTYDAGARRWRPPE, from the coding sequence ATGGGCCACCTCGACGACGTCACCGTTCCGGAACTGCGACGGGCCCTCGACCGCGTCGAGGGGAAGACGCCGACGCTGCGGCTGGTCGCCGCGATCGCGTACAAAAACGGCGTCACGCAGACCGAACTGGCCGACTGGTTCGGCGTCGACCGGCGGACGATCTACAACTGGCTCGACCGCCTCGACCGACGGCCGCTGGCGGCGGCCGCACGGGACGAGCGGCGGCCGGGCCGGCCGCGGAAACTGACGGCCGACCAGCGGGCGGAACTCGAGGCGGCGCTCGAAGCGCCGCCCGCCGAGGCCGGCTACGACGCCCGCGCGTGGACGCCCGCGCTCGTCCGCCGCCACCTCCGCGAGAGGTTCGACGTCGCGTACTCGCGGGCGAGTTGCAGACGGCTGTTGAAGGGGGTCGGATACACCTACGACGCCGGGGCGAGACGCTGGCGGCCCCCGGAGTAG
- the argF gene encoding ornithine carbamoyltransferase yields the protein MQHLVDIDDLSRDDIEQLFDLTDRMKENPDEFSSVMDNKTLVMLFAKPSTRTRLSFETGMTQLGGHAIFFEMGSSQLSRGEPISDVSQVMSRYEDAIMARLFDHEEMIELAEHADVPVINGLTDFLHPCQALTDLYTLHEKDRLDTLAFVGDGNNVAHSLMQACAKMDVSCRIATPEGMEPDEEIQERVADADVTVTNDPYEAVDGATAVYTDVFVSMGEEEQREEKLAEFDGYQVDQDLMDAAADDAVFMHCLPAHRGEEVTAEVADGPQSVIFDQAENRMHIQKAIVHALVEE from the coding sequence ATGCAACACCTAGTAGACATCGACGACCTGAGCCGCGACGACATCGAACAACTGTTTGACCTCACCGACCGGATGAAGGAGAACCCCGACGAGTTCTCCTCGGTGATGGACAACAAGACTCTGGTGATGCTGTTCGCGAAGCCCTCGACGCGGACCCGCCTGTCCTTCGAGACGGGCATGACCCAGCTCGGGGGCCACGCGATCTTCTTCGAGATGGGGTCCTCCCAGCTCAGCCGCGGGGAACCGATCTCGGACGTCAGCCAGGTCATGTCCCGCTACGAGGACGCCATCATGGCCCGGCTGTTCGACCACGAGGAGATGATCGAACTGGCCGAGCACGCCGACGTGCCGGTGATCAACGGTCTCACCGACTTCCTGCACCCGTGCCAGGCGCTCACCGACCTCTACACCCTCCACGAGAAGGACCGCCTCGACACGCTGGCGTTCGTCGGCGACGGTAACAACGTCGCCCACTCGCTGATGCAGGCGTGTGCGAAGATGGACGTGAGCTGCCGGATCGCCACCCCCGAGGGGATGGAGCCCGACGAGGAGATTCAGGAGCGCGTCGCCGACGCCGACGTGACGGTCACCAACGACCCCTACGAGGCGGTCGACGGCGCGACGGCGGTCTACACCGACGTCTTCGTCAGCATGGGCGAGGAGGAGCAACGCGAGGAGAAACTCGCCGAGTTCGACGGCTACCAGGTCGACCAGGACCTCATGGACGCCGCCGCCGACGACGCCGTCTTCATGCACTGTCTCCCCGCCCACCGCGGCGAGGAGGTCACCGCCGAGGTCGCCGACGGCCCGCAGTCGGTCATCTTCGACCAGGCCGAGAACCGGATGCACATCCAGAAGGCGATCGTCCACGCGCTCGTCGAGGAGTGA
- the arcC gene encoding carbamate kinase, with product MGYMVVALGGNALLRDGEGSIDDQRRSIRQAAPHIAELYERGHDLVFTHGNGPQVGQLLLQNEESESAYPKPLDVIGAESQAQIGYLLQQELRNEFGVTPANPTTQTIVDPDDPAFDDPTKRVGPFYDEAEAAEKDFRTKEATRSNGDVGYRRVVPSPKPLEIVESEAIATLVETGQPVICCGGGGVPVVEEDGDLRGVEAVIDKDRGSQVLANEIGAKQLLILTDVEAAYRNFGTEDQERIDSLSPEEADELIESGEFGEGSMAPKIEACAEFVRNGGERAIITSLETATEALNRNNGTIIE from the coding sequence ATGGGTTACATGGTCGTAGCGCTGGGTGGCAACGCCCTGCTAAGAGACGGAGAAGGATCTATCGACGACCAACGTCGAAGCATACGACAGGCGGCGCCGCACATCGCGGAGCTGTACGAGCGCGGTCACGATCTCGTCTTCACGCACGGGAACGGCCCGCAGGTCGGCCAGCTTCTCCTGCAGAACGAGGAGTCGGAGTCGGCGTACCCGAAGCCCCTCGACGTGATCGGGGCCGAGTCGCAGGCGCAGATCGGCTACCTCCTGCAACAGGAACTGCGCAACGAGTTCGGGGTGACGCCGGCGAACCCGACGACGCAGACGATCGTCGACCCGGACGACCCCGCGTTCGACGATCCGACGAAGCGCGTCGGCCCCTTCTACGACGAGGCGGAGGCCGCGGAGAAGGACTTCCGGACGAAGGAGGCCACGCGGAGCAACGGCGACGTCGGCTACCGACGCGTCGTCCCGTCGCCGAAGCCCCTCGAAATCGTCGAATCGGAGGCCATCGCGACCCTCGTCGAGACCGGCCAGCCCGTCATCTGCTGTGGTGGCGGCGGCGTGCCGGTCGTCGAGGAGGACGGCGATCTCCGCGGCGTCGAGGCGGTCATCGACAAGGATCGCGGCTCGCAGGTGCTCGCGAACGAAATCGGCGCCAAACAGCTGCTCATCCTGACCGACGTCGAAGCCGCGTATCGGAACTTCGGCACCGAAGACCAGGAGCGGATCGACAGCCTGAGCCCGGAGGAGGCCGACGAACTCATCGAGTCCGGGGAGTTCGGCGAGGGGAGCATGGCTCCCAAGATCGAAGCCTGTGCGGAGTTCGTCCGGAACGGCGGTGAGCGAGCGATTATCACGTCGCTCGAGACCGCAACCGAAGCATTGAATAGAAATAACGGTACAATTATAGAATGA
- a CDS encoding Na+/H+ antiporter NhaC family protein has product MVEFEPKSYDDFDPDRLPSLPEALVPVAGMILFLAVGIVYMGLDAQMPLLWGIAFIGLIAKYHWGYSWDELFDGITNSIVMGAGAIFILFVIYMLIASWIDAGTIPWIMYYGLEVLTPSVFLPLAAIISFIVAFAIGSSWTTAGSLGIALVGIGAGLGIPAPMTAGAILSGVYMGDKQSPLSDTTLLASGVSNADLWDHVRGMAPNTIIIGVISVALYAFLGLTTEPASGGAAGEVAEIQGALAGSYELSVLVLIPLIITFGLALAGYPALPALGAGVFSAVGISVFVQGNGFAQAWGTVHYGTAPETGVDLVNDLLASGGLDGSIWVITIVFGALAIGGLLEVTGVLAVLAHNTAKAVKGVGSVTLATAVGPLLMNILTADQYMSIVVPGMTFRDLHDEYGLDETTLSRTLEETGTVSESMIPWNSGGVFMAAALGVPTLTYVPYFFVGLLSPILVVLMGMLDWKMYYKDDSGGDEATAEVAEPTA; this is encoded by the coding sequence ATGGTAGAGTTTGAGCCGAAAAGTTACGACGACTTTGATCCGGATCGACTCCCGTCGCTCCCGGAGGCACTCGTTCCCGTCGCAGGGATGATCCTGTTCCTCGCGGTAGGTATCGTGTACATGGGCCTCGACGCCCAGATGCCGTTACTGTGGGGGATCGCGTTCATCGGCCTGATCGCGAAGTACCACTGGGGGTATAGCTGGGACGAGCTATTCGACGGGATAACGAACAGTATCGTGATGGGGGCGGGCGCGATCTTCATCCTCTTCGTGATCTACATGCTGATCGCCTCGTGGATCGACGCGGGGACGATCCCGTGGATCATGTACTACGGGCTGGAGGTCCTCACCCCGAGCGTCTTCCTCCCGCTCGCGGCCATCATCTCGTTCATCGTCGCGTTCGCGATCGGGTCGTCGTGGACGACGGCAGGGTCGCTCGGTATCGCGCTGGTCGGGATCGGCGCCGGCCTCGGCATTCCCGCGCCGATGACCGCCGGTGCGATCCTCTCGGGCGTCTACATGGGCGACAAGCAGTCGCCGCTGTCGGACACCACGCTGCTGGCCTCCGGTGTCAGCAACGCCGACCTGTGGGACCACGTCCGGGGGATGGCGCCTAACACGATCATCATCGGCGTCATCTCCGTCGCGCTGTACGCCTTCCTCGGCCTCACCACCGAACCGGCCAGTGGAGGTGCCGCCGGCGAAGTCGCCGAGATTCAGGGCGCGCTCGCGGGGAGCTACGAGCTGTCCGTCCTCGTGCTGATCCCGCTTATCATCACGTTCGGCCTCGCGCTGGCCGGCTACCCCGCGCTGCCGGCTCTCGGCGCCGGCGTCTTCTCGGCGGTCGGCATCTCGGTGTTCGTCCAGGGTAACGGGTTCGCCCAGGCGTGGGGGACGGTCCACTACGGTACCGCCCCCGAGACGGGCGTCGACCTCGTCAACGACCTGCTCGCGAGCGGCGGTCTCGACGGCTCGATCTGGGTCATCACGATCGTCTTCGGCGCGCTGGCGATCGGCGGCCTGCTCGAGGTCACCGGCGTGCTGGCCGTCCTCGCGCACAACACCGCCAAGGCCGTCAAGGGCGTCGGCAGCGTCACGCTCGCCACCGCCGTCGGCCCGCTGCTCATGAACATCCTCACCGCCGACCAGTACATGTCGATCGTCGTGCCCGGCATGACGTTCCGGGACCTCCACGACGAGTACGGGCTCGACGAGACCACCCTCTCGCGGACGCTGGAGGAGACCGGGACGGTCTCGGAGTCGATGATCCCGTGGAACTCCGGCGGCGTCTTCATGGCGGCCGCGCTGGGCGTTCCGACGCTCACGTACGTCCCGTACTTCTTCGTGGGACTGCTCTCCCCGATCCTGGTCGTTCTCATGGGGATGCTCGACTGGAAGATGTACTACAAGGACGACTCCGGCGGGGACGAAGCGACCGCGGAGGTCGCGGAACCCACCGCGTAA
- a CDS encoding arginine deiminase family protein yields MTERTQRGDRNRKTDAPKVQATAEWAPLEAVRMHLPGVETFVGILDPEPNLFLEQFSLVEAQREHHALADDFREALGDDDAVHYLHDDLASNGEMDALLSSRVQFDLSDLDPQNELSEQDKLWTRLHGLSPHTQLQAVASNAKVVRHRAEDNGDFEGTNPTRCDTSSVTLSQPLTNMYFQRDPHFVTRKGVVLCSMKQTTRQPEVDIARASWQALDGEYDVEIVADLSRVDTHDVSEYVPERDDIQSTDVTIEGGDFIPAGDFALLGTSAKISEGDTYPELGVTAEDTELVHRTTYAAGHKLLVEDAFGTDEVALVRAPFEAAQKRSEDSEVDMDIMHLDTWFNFADEDLVVAHQELVDNTVVDVYERTDGGDECPYELTRPDVNFGEYIREKGFEVVDAVELIDPDHEDADAALKAVTNFLTLGPRKILPVRFDESDDGVMVPFITELREEYDVEIVPDGEGRKIKNLRAGYGAIHCMTTPIRRV; encoded by the coding sequence TTGACCGAACGTACGCAACGCGGCGACCGAAACCGCAAGACAGACGCACCGAAAGTACAGGCAACCGCGGAGTGGGCGCCGCTGGAGGCCGTTCGAATGCACCTCCCCGGCGTGGAAACGTTCGTCGGGATTCTCGATCCCGAGCCGAACCTGTTCCTCGAACAGTTCTCCCTCGTGGAGGCCCAGCGCGAGCATCACGCGCTGGCCGACGACTTCCGCGAGGCGCTGGGCGACGACGACGCCGTCCACTATCTCCACGACGACCTCGCCTCGAACGGCGAGATGGACGCGCTGCTCTCCTCGCGCGTGCAGTTCGACCTCAGCGACCTCGACCCGCAGAACGAACTGAGCGAGCAGGACAAACTCTGGACGCGCCTGCACGGGCTCAGCCCGCACACCCAGCTACAGGCGGTCGCGAGCAACGCCAAGGTCGTTCGCCACCGGGCGGAGGACAACGGCGACTTCGAGGGGACCAATCCGACCCGCTGTGACACGTCCAGCGTCACGCTGAGCCAGCCGCTGACGAACATGTACTTCCAGCGCGACCCCCACTTCGTGACCCGGAAGGGGGTCGTCCTGTGCAGCATGAAACAGACCACCCGACAGCCCGAGGTCGACATCGCGCGGGCCTCCTGGCAGGCGCTCGACGGCGAGTACGACGTCGAGATCGTCGCCGACCTGAGTCGGGTCGACACCCACGACGTCAGCGAGTACGTCCCCGAACGCGACGACATCCAGTCGACCGACGTGACGATCGAGGGCGGCGACTTCATCCCGGCCGGCGACTTCGCGCTGCTGGGGACGTCCGCGAAGATCTCGGAGGGCGACACCTACCCCGAACTCGGCGTCACGGCCGAGGACACCGAACTGGTCCACCGGACCACCTACGCGGCGGGGCACAAGCTCCTCGTCGAGGACGCCTTCGGTACGGACGAGGTCGCCCTCGTCCGGGCGCCGTTCGAGGCCGCCCAGAAGCGGTCCGAGGACAGCGAGGTCGACATGGACATCATGCACCTCGACACGTGGTTCAACTTCGCCGACGAGGACCTCGTGGTCGCCCACCAGGAACTCGTGGACAACACCGTGGTCGACGTCTACGAGCGCACCGACGGCGGCGACGAGTGTCCCTACGAACTCACCCGGCCGGACGTCAACTTCGGGGAGTACATCCGCGAGAAGGGCTTCGAGGTCGTCGACGCCGTCGAACTCATCGACCCGGACCACGAGGACGCCGACGCCGCGCTGAAGGCCGTCACGAACTTCCTGACGCTCGGCCCGCGGAAGATCCTGCCGGTGCGGTTCGACGAGAGCGACGACGGCGTGATGGTCCCGTTTATCACCGAACTGCGCGAGGAGTACGACGTCGAGATCGTCCCCGACGGCGAGGGCCGCAAGATCAAGAACCTCCGGGCGGGCTACGGCGCCATCCACTGCATGACGACGCCGATCCGCCGCGTCTGA
- a CDS encoding IclR family transcriptional regulator → MDASAPDRDEVRQIGSVLRAMEIFEAIKDRGGATLADLDADVDLSKGTLHTYLTTFDRQGLVTREGDAYRLGYRFVTIGEHVRNHTPLYWAGWEAVDSLAEETGEYVHLVIESNGGEVAIYESIGKDAVAKEYHLRMRETPQELYDSAAGKALLAHLSEERIDEIVGDGELEPQTENTITDPEELRAELQTVRERGYAINDEEKIRGTRAVGAPILFQDGRLAGAVSVTAPASRLRGDRFTEDLPDTVMETANLIEVNLETESYDEDE, encoded by the coding sequence ATGGACGCAAGCGCGCCCGATCGAGACGAGGTTCGTCAAATCGGCTCCGTACTGCGGGCGATGGAGATATTTGAAGCTATCAAAGATCGCGGCGGCGCGACGCTCGCGGATCTCGACGCGGACGTCGACCTCAGCAAGGGGACGCTCCACACCTACCTGACGACGTTCGACCGGCAGGGACTCGTCACGAGGGAGGGCGACGCCTACAGACTGGGCTACCGGTTCGTCACGATCGGCGAACACGTCCGGAACCACACGCCGCTCTACTGGGCCGGCTGGGAGGCCGTCGACTCGCTCGCCGAGGAGACCGGCGAGTACGTCCACCTGGTCATCGAGAGCAACGGCGGCGAGGTGGCGATCTACGAGTCGATCGGAAAGGACGCGGTGGCAAAGGAGTACCACCTCAGGATGCGCGAGACCCCACAGGAACTCTACGACAGCGCGGCGGGGAAGGCGCTCCTCGCGCACCTGTCCGAGGAGCGGATCGACGAGATCGTCGGCGACGGCGAACTCGAACCGCAGACCGAGAACACGATCACGGACCCCGAGGAGCTTCGAGCCGAGTTGCAGACCGTCCGGGAGCGCGGGTACGCGATCAACGACGAGGAGAAGATCCGCGGGACCCGCGCGGTGGGCGCGCCGATCCTGTTCCAGGACGGACGGCTCGCCGGGGCGGTGAGCGTGACGGCGCCGGCCAGCCGCCTCCGGGGGGACCGCTTCACCGAGGACCTCCCGGACACGGTGATGGAGACGGCGAACCTCATCGAGGTGAACCTGGAGACCGAGTCGTACGACGAGGACGAGTGA
- a CDS encoding ABC transporter permease subunit — MSWAAVAKKDFRDASHSRALWALLGVFVVVLTLTSYSYVELPAMLGGTEEASIGGLLFFTAGNAALFVALTAIVICYKSIAGERELGSIKLLLALPHTRRDVLVGKVLGRTAVLVAALAIGLAAGLGFGLALLGTVELVPVATFVLVTLLFAAVYVSIVVAISATTGSTSRATTFALGFFVAFELLWDVVPMAVVYAANGFSLPARMPDWTFLVSQISPSSAYITALAAALPDLASTTGAAMGAGEIDAFYADPAVGFAVLAFWLVVPLTIGYRRFAAADL, encoded by the coding sequence ATGAGCTGGGCCGCCGTCGCGAAGAAGGACTTCCGGGACGCGAGTCACTCGCGGGCGCTGTGGGCGCTGCTCGGCGTCTTCGTGGTAGTGCTGACGCTGACGTCGTACTCGTACGTCGAACTGCCCGCCATGCTCGGGGGGACGGAGGAGGCCTCCATCGGCGGCCTGCTGTTCTTCACGGCGGGCAACGCGGCCCTGTTCGTCGCGCTGACGGCGATCGTGATCTGTTACAAGTCGATCGCCGGCGAGCGCGAACTGGGGAGCATCAAACTGCTCCTCGCACTGCCCCACACCCGCCGCGACGTGCTCGTGGGGAAGGTACTCGGCCGAACGGCCGTGCTCGTGGCCGCGCTGGCGATCGGCCTCGCGGCCGGCCTCGGGTTCGGCCTCGCGCTGCTCGGCACGGTCGAACTCGTCCCCGTCGCGACGTTCGTACTCGTCACGCTGCTGTTCGCCGCCGTCTACGTGAGCATCGTCGTCGCCATCTCCGCGACGACGGGGTCGACATCGCGGGCGACGACGTTCGCGCTCGGCTTCTTCGTCGCGTTCGAACTCCTGTGGGACGTCGTTCCGATGGCGGTCGTCTACGCCGCCAACGGCTTCTCGCTGCCCGCGCGGATGCCCGACTGGACGTTCCTCGTGTCGCAGATTTCGCCCTCGTCGGCGTACATCACGGCGCTCGCTGCCGCGTTGCCGGACCTCGCGTCCACGACCGGCGCGGCGATGGGTGCCGGCGAGATCGACGCGTTCTACGCGGACCCCGCGGTCGGGTTCGCCGTGCTCGCGTTCTGGCTGGTCGTCCCGCTGACGATCGGCTACCGCCGCTTTGCCGCCGCCGACCTCTGA
- a CDS encoding ABC transporter ATP-binding protein codes for MVAIELSGLTKRYGDVVAVDGLDLTVEEGEIFGFLGPNGAGKSTTIDILLDFVRPTEGTATVLGHDAQAESLAVRRRTGVLPDAYHAYDRLTGRQHVEFVAESKGIDEDVDAVLDRVGIAGAADRKAGGYSKGMRQRLVLAMALVGDPDLLVLDEPSSGLDPNGAREMREIVREENARGTTVFFSSHVMEQVEAICDRVAIINRGRLVAVDTVDGLRESTAAATLLDVAVSGVDDAILETVAGIDGVTDVALDGERLRVSLTDGSKFDVLNALDDAGATVGDFSVEESSLEDLFVKYTTEEEVEVRA; via the coding sequence ATGGTAGCGATCGAACTCTCCGGGCTGACCAAGCGGTACGGCGACGTGGTCGCCGTCGACGGCCTCGACCTGACCGTCGAGGAGGGCGAAATCTTCGGCTTCCTCGGCCCGAACGGCGCCGGGAAGTCGACGACGATCGACATCCTGCTCGATTTCGTTCGACCCACCGAGGGCACCGCGACGGTGCTCGGCCACGACGCGCAGGCGGAGAGCCTCGCCGTCCGCCGGCGGACCGGCGTCCTCCCCGACGCCTACCACGCCTACGACCGCCTCACCGGCCGCCAGCACGTCGAGTTCGTCGCCGAGTCGAAGGGGATCGACGAGGACGTCGACGCCGTGCTCGACCGCGTCGGCATCGCGGGGGCGGCCGACCGCAAGGCGGGCGGCTACTCGAAGGGGATGCGCCAGCGGCTCGTCCTCGCGATGGCGCTGGTCGGCGACCCCGACCTCCTCGTGCTCGACGAACCCTCCTCGGGGCTCGACCCGAACGGCGCCCGCGAGATGCGCGAAATCGTCCGCGAGGAGAACGCCCGCGGGACGACCGTCTTCTTCTCCAGTCACGTCATGGAGCAAGTCGAGGCGATCTGTGACCGCGTGGCTATCATCAACCGCGGCCGACTGGTCGCGGTCGACACGGTCGACGGCCTGCGCGAGTCGACCGCGGCGGCGACGCTCCTCGACGTCGCCGTCTCCGGCGTCGACGACGCGATCCTCGAAACGGTCGCCGGGATCGACGGGGTGACCGACGTCGCCCTCGACGGCGAGCGCCTCCGGGTGTCGCTGACCGACGGCTCGAAGTTCGACGTGCTCAACGCCCTCGACGACGCCGGCGCGACCGTGGGCGACTTCTCGGTCGAGGAGTCCTCGCTCGAGGACCTGTTCGTGAAGTACACGACCGAAGAGGAAGTGGAGGTCCGCGCATGA
- a CDS encoding ArsR/SmtB family transcription factor yields MESSDDADIGRAAIDAIEALGSERRLEILFALADREWEERTNGYVMSFTELYEAVDVDSTSQFAYHLKRLVGWFVAETPEGYRLTYAGDKIVRAVRSGLYESPPAFDAVAVDGTCPVCREADLVADLHEERFVVRCSACESTLLVDSFPRSQAAGRSPAEITESFGYRIWSAFVATRGGVCPECYGRADASVDAHDRDGVSFYTVVSTCRECRMVIHVPIEVPVALHPTAADFLRRHGLPPLETPLWELFGRFASDDWTVDVASRSPFEARFEITLDGETLALEMDDSLAVTPVDGG; encoded by the coding sequence ATGGAGTCCTCGGACGACGCCGACATCGGTCGGGCGGCGATAGACGCGATCGAGGCGCTCGGCAGCGAACGCCGCCTCGAAATCCTGTTCGCGCTGGCCGACCGGGAGTGGGAGGAACGGACCAACGGGTACGTGATGTCGTTTACGGAACTGTACGAGGCGGTCGACGTCGACAGCACCTCGCAGTTTGCCTACCACCTCAAGCGACTGGTCGGCTGGTTCGTCGCCGAGACGCCCGAGGGCTACCGGCTGACCTACGCCGGCGACAAGATCGTTCGCGCCGTCCGCTCGGGCCTCTACGAGAGTCCGCCCGCGTTCGACGCGGTCGCCGTCGACGGCACCTGTCCGGTCTGTCGCGAGGCCGACCTCGTCGCCGACCTGCACGAGGAGCGGTTCGTCGTGCGGTGTTCGGCGTGCGAGTCGACCCTGCTGGTCGACTCGTTCCCGCGGAGTCAGGCCGCGGGACGGTCGCCGGCGGAGATAACCGAGAGCTTCGGCTACCGCATCTGGAGCGCGTTCGTCGCGACCCGCGGGGGCGTCTGCCCGGAGTGTTACGGCCGCGCCGACGCGTCCGTCGACGCGCACGACCGGGACGGTGTGTCCTTCTACACCGTCGTCAGCACCTGTCGCGAGTGCCGGATGGTGATCCACGTCCCGATCGAGGTACCGGTCGCGCTCCACCCCACGGCCGCCGACTTCCTCCGTCGCCACGGCCTCCCGCCGCTCGAAACGCCGCTCTGGGAGCTTTTCGGCCGCTTCGCGTCCGACGACTGGACGGTCGACGTCGCCTCCCGCTCGCCGTTCGAGGCCCGCTTCGAGATCACGCTCGACGGCGAGACGCTCGCCCTCGAAATGGACGATTCGCTCGCCGTGACGCCGGTCGACGGCGGCTGA